In the genome of Primulina eburnea isolate SZY01 unplaced genomic scaffold, ASM2296580v1 ctg808_ERROPOS3000000+, whole genome shotgun sequence, one region contains:
- the LOC140822353 gene encoding 2-oxoglutarate-dependent dioxygenase DAO-like, whose product MTITKSVPVIDMQDFSTLPQKMVSACEEWGCFRLINHGVPLSLMSDMKDVIRSLHDLPMEIKMRNYNHLEPSKGYTPPNIASAFFESLSLYDAGSAAAVDHFCTQLDVSPQKREIILKYTSAIHDLAKVVGSKLMDGLGLNGEKFKEGISQFKMNKYNYGPETVGLQGAVMHSDAGFFTILHDDDNVNGLEVVDKTTGELISVDHVPGTLVFNVGDAGKVWSNGRFHNVKHQVQCYEASVRITIALFVLPAEDENVQVLPGLVDSDHPALYTPFNFEHYRRQRISTDSPTGEALEFFRSHPE is encoded by the exons atgaCCATAACCAAGTCAGTTCCAGTGATTGATATGCAAGATTTCTCAACTCTGCCGCAGAAAATGGTGAGTGCGTGCGAAGAATGGGGTTGCTTCAGGCTTATCAATCACGGGGTTCCTTTGTCCCTCATGTCTGATATGAAGGATGTAATACGTTCTCTTCATGATCTTCCAATGGAAATCAAGATGCGGAATTATAACCATCTGGAGCCTTCAAAAGGGTACACCCCACCTAACATAGCCAGTGCTTTTTTCGAAAGCCTGAGTTTATACGATGCGGGCTCGGCCGCCGCTGTTGATCATTTCTGCACTCAGTTGGATGTATCTCCTCAGAAAAG GGAGATTATCTTAAAATACACTTCTGCTATTCATGATCTTGCAAAGGTCGTGGGGAGCAAATTAATGGACGGTTTGGGATTGAACGGCGAGAAATTCAAGGAAGGAATATCCCAGTTCAAAATGAACAAATATAATTATGGACCGGAAACTGTGGGATTACAGGGTGCTGTAATGCATTCAGACGCTGGATTTTTCACCATACTCCATGATGATGATAACGTTAATGGTTTAGAGGTCGTGGACAAAACCACCGGAGAGTTAATCTCTGTTGATCATGTGCCCGGAACACTCGTTTTTAATGTCGGAGATGCGGGCAAG gtgtgGAGTAATGGAAGGTTTCACAACGTGAAGCATCAAGTGCAATGCTACGAGGCTTCTGTACGTATAACAATCGCCCTTTTCGTGCTGCCTGCCGAGGATGAGAACGTTCAAGTGTTGCCGGGGTTGGTGGATTCCGATCACCCTGCCCTCTACACCCCTTTCAATTTCGAACATTACAGAAGGCAACGAATTTCTACGGATTCACCCACTGGTGAAGCTCTTGAATTCTTCCGATCTCACCCAGAATAG
- the LOC140822358 gene encoding cationic amino acid transporter 8, vacuolar-like isoform X2, with protein MGQKNGKFSFEASGLTTPIVPPTMDPSAAEAGNSYWRFSKNDFFPEPSFQDFSTYLSALSKTPHRLKDRLFGRSSDANELVQYKKQSENEMKQCLTWWDLIWLGFGSVVGSGIFSITGQETHDHAGPAIILSYAVSGLSALLSVFCYTEFSVEIPIAGGSFSFLRIELGDFVAFIAAGNILLEGLVGAAGLGRSWSSYFASIIKSNPDFLRIRVDSFAEGFNLLDPLAVVVLAIANGFAMTGTKRTSVLNWISSIFGIVVIVFIIVVGFVHGKSDNLVPFFPYGAEGVFTAAAVVYWSYTGFDMVANMAEEVKKPSRDIPVGLLGSMSLITVVYCLMALALTMMVKYTQVDVNAPYSFAFDGIGMKWAKYLVSIVALKGMTTSMLIGSMGQARYTTQIARVHMIPPWFALVHPKTGTPIYATLLITTAGVHATYDTAHMDEQKMKLEEGI; from the exons ATGGGACAAAAGAATGGCAAATTTTCGTTCGAAGCCTCAGGTCTCACCACCCCAATAGTACCGCCGACAATGGACCCTTCCGCCGCAGAGGCCGGGAACTCCTACTGGCGTTTCAGCAAGAATGATTTTTTCCCGGAACCTAGCTTCCAGGACTTCTCCACCTACCTCTCCGCCCTCTCCAAAACCCCCCACCGTCTCAAAGATCGCCTATTCGGGCGATCCTCCGACGCGAATGAACTCGTTCAGTACAAGAAACAATCGGAGAATGAGATGAAGCAATGCCTCACGTGGTGGGATCTTATCTGGCTCGGATTTGGTTCGGTCGTCGGTTCGGGAATTTTCAGCATCACTGGTCAAGAAACCCACGATCACGCTGGTCCTGCAATCATTCTGTCGTATGCTGTTTCGGGTTTATCCGCTTTATTATCTGTGTTTTGTTATACcgaattttctgttgagattccGATCGCTGGGGGGTCCTTTTCTTTTCTTCGAATAGAATTGGGGGATTTTGTTGCTTTTATCGCTGCTGGAAATATTTTGCTGGAAGGGCTGGTTGGGGCAGCAGGCTTGGGGCGTTCTTGGTCATCTTATTTTGCTAGCATTATTAAAAGTAATCCCGATTTTTTGAGGATAAGAGTTGATTCTTTTGCTGAGGGGTTCAATCTATTGGATCCTTTGGCTGTAGTGGTTTTGGCCATTGCCAATGGTTTTGCAATGACGGGCACGAAGAGAACTTCGGTGCTGAATTGGATTAGTTCAATATTCGGGATTGTGGTGATTGTGTTCATTATTGTTGTTGGTTTTGTGCATGGGAAGAGTGATAATTTGGTTCCTTTTTTTCCATATGGGGCTGAAGGGGTGTTCACTGCCGCTGCCGTAGTATACTGGTCTTATACGGGTTTTGATATGGTTGCTAATATGGCTGAGGAAGTTAAGAAACCTTCAAGGGACATACCAGTTGGGCTGCTTGGGTCGATGTCTTTGATCACTGTCGTGTACTGCTTAATGGCGTTGGCTCTCACCATGATGGTGAAATATACTCAAGTGGATGTCAATGCCCCGTATTCTTTCGCATTCGATGGAATTGGGATGAAATGGGCCAAGTATTTAGTGAGCATTGTTGCTCTTAAGGGAATGACTACCAGTATGCTAATTGGATCAATGGGACAGGCTCGTTACACTACTCAGATAGCGAGGGTGCACATGATTCCCCCTTGGTTTGCTCTTGTTCATCCCAAGACAGGAACTCCTATTTACGCCACCCTGTTGATAACCACAG CCGGAGTTCATGCGACTTACGATACTGCTCATATGGATGAACAAAAAATGAAACTTGAAGAGGGAATATAA
- the LOC140822360 gene encoding uncharacterized protein, translating to MAVLDIFKLSFLLSLFSTSNLSSGPGGNVGVFPPTCNRIECPSYDVIDTGDAFEIRRYNSSMWISTQRVDDISFVNATRVGFLQLFDYIQGKNDAQQKIEMTAPVITEVKPSDGPFCASSFAVSFYVPKDNQANAPSADHLHLQKWGLTNVAVRQFSGFVKDEEVGEEAAALYASVSGTVWQDAIEKSHSGDDATEYIIAQYNSPFEPRNRVNEVWLTFDL from the exons ATGGCTGTTCTTGATATCTTCAAGCTCTCATTTCTTCTGAGTCTTTTCTCCACTTCAAACTTAAGCTCTGGCCCGGGCGGTAATGTTGGTGTATTCCCGCCAACGTGTAACCGAATCGAATGCCCGAGTTACGACGTGATTGACACCGGTGATGCGTTCGAGATCCGGCGTTACAATTCCAGTATGTGGATATCGACTCAGCGCGTTGATGATATCTCCTTTGTCAATGCCACCAGAGTGGGATTCCTCCA GCTATTTGACTACATCCAGGGAAAAAACGATGCCCAGCAGAAAATAGAAATGACGGCTCCAGTAATCACCGAGGTGAAGCCTAGTGATGGCCCCTTCTGTGCTTCATCCTTCGCCGTCAGTTTCTACGTGCCTAAAGATAACCAAGCAAATGCCCCGTCTGCTGATCATCTTCATCTACAAAAATGGGGTCTAACCAATGTAGCAGTTCGGCAATTCAGTGGATTCGTGAAGGACGAAGAAGTTGGAGAGGAAGCCGCTGCCTTGTACGCTAGTGTATCTGGAACGGTTTGGCAGGATGCTATTGAAAAGAGTCATTCAGGGGACGATGCAACGGAATACATCATCGCGCAGTATAATTCTCCGTTTGAGCCTAGAAACAGAGTAAATGAGGTGTGGCTGACATTTGATCTCTAG
- the LOC140822365 gene encoding pentatricopeptide repeat-containing protein At2g18520, mitochondrial-like — translation MIGRIGCLKSNAESMSYRLKMHQPISRFSFLSSIRNLSLFFRQFSDKSCVPPDLLKHKDWLSQPQVIRIFNNIKDPRLIFPLFIQLSNRKDYNPTESLYSTVIHKLADAGDFDGVEALMQRIKLERRCRLSDVLFRDVIKIYGHSAGRINKVIETLFDMPNYKCWPSVVTFNCVLNMLVSTKQFEFVHEVYARAPTLGVEVDACCLNIIIKGLCECGKIEAALNVLDEFPKQKCTPNVRTFSTIMHGLCELGRVDEAFTLLDRMESEGVEVDSIVFNILILGLRKRKRFQEGMKLFDRVTVKGCEPNSGTYQEVLYCFLDAKCFVEAKNFMQNMIKKGINPSFESYKLVIKGFCRQNMVEDVEWSLKQMVGHGFVPKMGMWKQIVRCVISNGVGIDTEWECVSFDEIIGS, via the coding sequence ATGATAGGCAGAATAGGGTGCCTCAAATCAAATGCGGAGAGTATGAGTTACAGATTGAAAATGCATCAGCCCATCTCCAGATTCTCATTCCTTTCCTCAATTCGAAATCTTTCGCTCTTCTTCCGTCAGTTTAGCGATAAGAGTTGTGTTCCTCCCGATCTCCTCAAACACAAAGACTGGCTGAGCCAGCCTCAAGTCATCAGGATTTTCAACAACATCAAAGACCCCCGTCTCATCTTCCCACTCTTCATTCAACTCTCCAACCGCAAAGACTACAATCCCACCGAATCCCTCTACTCTACGGTCATCCATAAGCTCGCGGATGCCGGTGACTTTGATGGGGTCGAAGCTCTGATGCAAAGAATCAAGCTTGAGAGGAGATGTCGACTTTCTGATGTGTTGTTCCGTGACGTGATCAAGATTTACGGCCACTCTGCTGGTAGGATAAACAAAGTCATCGAAACCCTTTTCGATATGCCAAATTACAAGTGCTGGCCAAGCGTGGTCACGTTTAATTGCGTGTTGAATATGCTGGTTTCGACGAAACAGTTCGAGTTTGTTCATGAGGTTTATGCACGTGCTCCGACCTTGGGGGTGGAGGTTGATGCCTGTTGCCTGAATATCATCATAAAAGGGCTCTGCGAGTGCGGGAAGATTGAGGCTGCCCTCAATGTGCTCGATGAATTTCCAAAGCAGAAATGCACGCCTAACGTGAGAACCTTTTCGACCATAATGCATGGCTTGTGCGAGCTTGGGCGTGTGGATGAGGCATTTACTTTGTTGGACAGGATGGAATCGGAGGGGGTGGAGGTGGACTCGATTGTGTTTAACATATTGATCCTAGGATTAAGAAAACGAAAGAGATTTCAAGAAGGGATGAAACTTTTTGACAGGGTTACGGTCAAGGGATGCGAGCCGAATTCTGGAACTTATCAAGAGGTGttgtactgttttcttgatgcaaAGTGCTTTGTTGAAGCCAAGAATTTTATGCAAAATATGATTAAGAAGGGAATAAATCCGAGTTTTGAGTCTTACAAGTTGGTGATAAAGGGATTTTGTCGTCAGAATATGGTGGAAGATGTGGAATGGTCATTGAAGCAAATGGTAGGGCATGGATTTGTGCCAAAAATGGGAATGTGGAAACAAATTGTTAGGTGTGTGATATCTAATGGGGTTGGCATCGATACTGAATGGGAATGTGTCTCTTTTGATGAGATAATTGGGTCTTGA
- the LOC140822358 gene encoding cationic amino acid transporter 8, vacuolar-like isoform X1, whose protein sequence is MGQKNGKFSFEASGLTTPIVPPTMDPSAAEAGNSYWRFSKNDFFPEPSFQDFSTYLSALSKTPHRLKDRLFGRSSDANELVQYKKQSENEMKQCLTWWDLIWLGFGSVVGSGIFSITGQETHDHAGPAIILSYAVSGLSALLSVFCYTEFSVEIPIAGGSFSFLRIELGDFVAFIAAGNILLEGLVGAAGLGRSWSSYFASIIKSNPDFLRIRVDSFAEGFNLLDPLAVVVLAIANGFAMTGTKRTSVLNWISSIFGIVVIVFIIVVGFVHGKSDNLVPFFPYGAEGVFTAAAVVYWSYTGFDMVANMAEEVKKPSRDIPVGLLGSMSLITVVYCLMALALTMMVKYTQVDVNAPYSFAFDGIGMKWAKYLVSIVALKGMTTSMLIGSMGQARYTTQIARVHMIPPWFALVHPKTGTPIYATLLITTGSCILAFFSSLDVLSSVLSFSTLFIFMLMAVALLFRRYYVKDVTPKSDAIKFFISLFLIFGSSLGITVLWSSKNREWTGYALSGGLWFVGTLGMAFTAKHRNPKVWGVPLVPWFPSLSIAMNLFLIGSLGSVAVWRFLICSFIMLFYYLLAGVHATYDTAHMDEQKMKLEEGI, encoded by the coding sequence ATGGGACAAAAGAATGGCAAATTTTCGTTCGAAGCCTCAGGTCTCACCACCCCAATAGTACCGCCGACAATGGACCCTTCCGCCGCAGAGGCCGGGAACTCCTACTGGCGTTTCAGCAAGAATGATTTTTTCCCGGAACCTAGCTTCCAGGACTTCTCCACCTACCTCTCCGCCCTCTCCAAAACCCCCCACCGTCTCAAAGATCGCCTATTCGGGCGATCCTCCGACGCGAATGAACTCGTTCAGTACAAGAAACAATCGGAGAATGAGATGAAGCAATGCCTCACGTGGTGGGATCTTATCTGGCTCGGATTTGGTTCGGTCGTCGGTTCGGGAATTTTCAGCATCACTGGTCAAGAAACCCACGATCACGCTGGTCCTGCAATCATTCTGTCGTATGCTGTTTCGGGTTTATCCGCTTTATTATCTGTGTTTTGTTATACcgaattttctgttgagattccGATCGCTGGGGGGTCCTTTTCTTTTCTTCGAATAGAATTGGGGGATTTTGTTGCTTTTATCGCTGCTGGAAATATTTTGCTGGAAGGGCTGGTTGGGGCAGCAGGCTTGGGGCGTTCTTGGTCATCTTATTTTGCTAGCATTATTAAAAGTAATCCCGATTTTTTGAGGATAAGAGTTGATTCTTTTGCTGAGGGGTTCAATCTATTGGATCCTTTGGCTGTAGTGGTTTTGGCCATTGCCAATGGTTTTGCAATGACGGGCACGAAGAGAACTTCGGTGCTGAATTGGATTAGTTCAATATTCGGGATTGTGGTGATTGTGTTCATTATTGTTGTTGGTTTTGTGCATGGGAAGAGTGATAATTTGGTTCCTTTTTTTCCATATGGGGCTGAAGGGGTGTTCACTGCCGCTGCCGTAGTATACTGGTCTTATACGGGTTTTGATATGGTTGCTAATATGGCTGAGGAAGTTAAGAAACCTTCAAGGGACATACCAGTTGGGCTGCTTGGGTCGATGTCTTTGATCACTGTCGTGTACTGCTTAATGGCGTTGGCTCTCACCATGATGGTGAAATATACTCAAGTGGATGTCAATGCCCCGTATTCTTTCGCATTCGATGGAATTGGGATGAAATGGGCCAAGTATTTAGTGAGCATTGTTGCTCTTAAGGGAATGACTACCAGTATGCTAATTGGATCAATGGGACAGGCTCGTTACACTACTCAGATAGCGAGGGTGCACATGATTCCCCCTTGGTTTGCTCTTGTTCATCCCAAGACAGGAACTCCTATTTACGCCACCCTGTTGATAACCACAGGTAGTTGCATTCTTGCCTTCTTCTCGAGTTTGGACGTTTTATCAAGTGTATTATCGTTTAGCACCCTCTTCATTTTCATGCTTATGGCCGTTGCTTTGCTCTTTAGACGGTACTACGTTAAGGATGTCACCCCCAAAAGTGATGCCATCAAATTTTTCATATCATTATTCCTTATTTTTGGGTCGTCTCTTGGGATAACGGTCCTTTGGAGTTCCAAAAATAGGGAATGGACAGGGTATGCTTTGAGCGGAGGGCTGTGGTTCGTAGGAACTTTAGGGATGGCATTTACAGCGAAACACAGGAATCCGAAAGTATGGGGGGTTCCCCTTGTTCCGTGGTTTCCATCTCTATCGATAGCTATGAATTTGTTTCTTATAGGATCTCTTGGTTCGGTTGCTGTGTGGCGGTTCCTTATATGCAGTTTCATCATGCTATTTTACTATTTGTTAGCCGGAGTTCATGCGACTTACGATACTGCTCATATGGATGAACAAAAAATGAAACTTGAAGAGGGAATATAA